A window from Calliopsis andreniformis isolate RMS-2024a chromosome 5, iyCalAndr_principal, whole genome shotgun sequence encodes these proteins:
- the LOC143179177 gene encoding lysophospholipase-like protein 1 — protein MARIVNIPKINIVNATKKHTATLFFFHGSGSNAEDMKEWVDILHREELKFPHIKIMYPSAPLQPYTVYGGMLSNVWFNRKMISINASEDTESIDSMCQTVSKLIDTEMSNGISSNRIIVGGFSMGGALSMYLSYKYQTSLAGCFAMSSFLNNNSFVYEHLKTNSGINTPPLLQFHGTADVLVPMAWGQETHNNLKHLGVKGQFIKLDNAGHEVTRSEVDAFKKWVLEILPEN, from the exons ATGGCTAGAATTGTTAATATACCGAAGATTAATATTGTGAATGCCACTAAAAAGCATACTGCCACTCTATTCTTCTTCCATGGATCAG GATCTAATGCAGAGGATATGAAAGAATGGGTTGATATTTTACACAGGGAAGAATTGAAGTTTCCACATATAAAAATTATGTATCCCAGTGCTCCGTTGCAACCTTATACGGTTTATGGAGGAATG ctTAGTAACGTATGGTTCAATCGCAAGATGATATCCATTAATGCCAGTGAAGATACAGAATCCATAGACTCAATGTGTCAGACTGTATCCAAACTAATTGATACAGAAATGTCTAATGGCATTTCTTCCAATAGAATTATTGTTGGTGGCTTTTCTATGGGTGGTGCGCTATCAATGTATTTATCATATAAATATCAAACATCTTTAGCTGGATGCTTTGCTATGTCtagttttttaaataacaattcaTTTGTATATGAG CATTTAAAAACGAATTCAGGAATAAATACACCACCTCTTTTACAATTTCATGGCACTGCCGATGTCTTAGTGCCGATGGCATGGGGTCAGGAAACTCATAACAACTTAAAACATCTTGGAGTAAAGGGTCAATTTATAAAATTAGATAATGCAGGTCATGAAGTGACTAGGTCTGAAGTGGATGCATTTAAAAAATGGGTTTTAGAAATCTTACCAGAaaactaa